In a genomic window of Streptomyces sp. SJL17-4:
- a CDS encoding LysR family transcriptional regulator, giving the protein MSGNGEQRGEQYTGERRGEAYGADVRAQLHHRVPDLGALELLLAVARHGSLGAAAREVGITQPAASSRIRSMERQLGVALVDRSPRGSRLTDAGALVTDWARRIVEAAEAFDAGAQALRGRRDSRLRVAASMTIAEYLLPGWLIALRAERPDTAVSLQAGNSAVVAERLLANEADMGFVEGLAIPDGLDGVVVAHDRLVIVAAPSHPWARRRGPLDPAELAATPLVLRERGSGTRQVLDAALSDHGGLAQPLLELASTTAVKAAAVSGAGPAVLSELAIAEELASRRLVSIPVGGVELRRDLRAVWPTGHRPTGPARDLLSLTRARPAG; this is encoded by the coding sequence ATGAGCGGTAACGGGGAGCAGCGCGGCGAGCAGTACACGGGTGAACGCCGGGGCGAGGCGTACGGGGCCGACGTCAGAGCCCAGCTCCATCACCGGGTCCCGGATCTCGGGGCGCTCGAACTGCTCCTCGCCGTCGCCCGGCACGGGAGCCTCGGCGCCGCCGCCCGCGAGGTCGGCATCACCCAGCCCGCCGCCAGCAGCCGGATCCGCTCGATGGAGCGGCAGCTCGGCGTGGCCCTGGTCGACCGCTCGCCCCGCGGCTCGCGGCTCACCGACGCGGGCGCGCTCGTCACCGACTGGGCGCGGCGGATCGTCGAGGCGGCCGAGGCCTTCGACGCGGGCGCGCAGGCGCTGCGCGGGCGGCGGGACTCCCGGCTGCGGGTGGCCGCGTCGATGACGATCGCCGAGTACCTGCTGCCCGGCTGGCTGATCGCGCTGCGCGCCGAGCGACCCGACACGGCGGTGTCGCTCCAGGCCGGAAACTCGGCTGTCGTCGCGGAGCGGCTCCTCGCGAACGAGGCGGACATGGGCTTCGTGGAGGGGCTCGCGATCCCGGACGGCCTCGACGGGGTGGTCGTCGCCCACGACCGGCTCGTGATCGTCGCCGCGCCCTCGCACCCGTGGGCCCGCCGCCGCGGCCCGCTGGACCCGGCGGAGCTGGCGGCGACCCCGCTGGTCCTGCGGGAACGCGGCTCGGGCACCCGGCAGGTGCTCGACGCGGCGCTCTCGGACCACGGCGGGCTCGCGCAGCCGCTCCTCGAACTCGCCTCGACGACGGCGGTGAAGGCCGCCGCGGTCAGCGGGGCGGGGCCGGCCGTCCTCAGCGAACTCGCGATCGCCGAGGAACTGGCCTCGCGGCGGCTGGTGTCCATCCCCGTCGGGGGCGTCGAGCTGCGCCGGGACCTCCGGGCCGTCTGGCCCACGGGCCACCGGCCCACGGGCCCGGCCCGCGACCTCCTGTCCCTGACCCGCGCGCGGCCTGCGGGCTGA
- the eat gene encoding ethanolamine permease, with the protein MTLEEATGSSGGTTPPKDDYLERRTLRRGSAGWLLLTGLGVAYVVSGDFSGWNIGLSKGGFGGLAIATVLMGAMYACLVFALAELSAILPTAGGGYGFARRALGTWGGFLTGTAILIEYILAPAAISIFIGDYVESLGLFGLESGWPVYLVCFALFIGIHLWGVGEALRFSLIVTAVAVAALVVFALGALTDFHVDGLNDIPVDGEAFGANSWLPFGLLGIWAAFPFGMWFFLGVEGVPLAAEEAKDPVRSMPKALAISMGILVLLAVMTFFAATGARGAAAVQEAGNPLVVALQGDGDPTALSRFVNYAGLAGLVASFFSLIYAGSRQLFALSRAGYLPRFLSLTSRRKSPYLGLLIPGAIGFALAAGTGDGARMLNIAVFGATISYALMALSHLVLRRREPGLHRPYRTPGGIVTSSVAFVLALSALVATFLVDRTAAFMALGVYAIALAYFAFYSRHHLVARAPEEEFAALAAAEAELARD; encoded by the coding sequence ATGACGCTCGAAGAAGCCACCGGGAGTTCCGGAGGCACCACCCCACCGAAGGACGACTATCTGGAGCGACGCACGCTGCGCCGCGGCAGCGCCGGGTGGCTGCTGCTCACCGGGCTCGGCGTCGCCTACGTCGTCTCCGGGGACTTCTCCGGCTGGAACATCGGCCTCTCCAAGGGCGGCTTCGGCGGACTCGCCATCGCCACCGTCCTGATGGGCGCGATGTACGCCTGTCTGGTCTTCGCCCTCGCCGAACTCTCCGCCATCCTGCCCACCGCCGGCGGCGGTTACGGCTTCGCCCGCCGGGCGCTCGGCACCTGGGGCGGGTTCCTCACCGGCACCGCGATCCTCATCGAGTACATCCTCGCGCCCGCCGCGATCTCCATCTTCATCGGCGACTACGTCGAATCCCTCGGCCTGTTCGGCCTGGAGTCGGGCTGGCCCGTCTATCTGGTCTGCTTCGCCCTCTTCATCGGCATCCATCTGTGGGGCGTGGGCGAGGCCCTGCGCTTCAGCCTGATCGTGACGGCCGTCGCGGTCGCGGCGCTCGTCGTCTTCGCGCTCGGCGCCCTCACCGATTTCCACGTCGACGGCCTGAACGACATCCCGGTCGACGGCGAGGCCTTCGGAGCCAACTCCTGGCTGCCGTTCGGACTGCTCGGGATCTGGGCGGCGTTCCCCTTCGGCATGTGGTTCTTCCTCGGTGTGGAGGGCGTGCCGCTCGCCGCCGAGGAGGCGAAGGATCCGGTGCGGTCGATGCCGAAGGCGCTTGCGATCTCGATGGGCATCCTGGTGCTGCTCGCCGTGATGACCTTCTTCGCGGCAACCGGGGCGCGCGGTGCGGCCGCCGTCCAGGAGGCGGGAAACCCGCTGGTCGTGGCGCTCCAGGGCGACGGGGACCCGACCGCGCTCAGCCGCTTCGTGAACTACGCGGGCCTCGCCGGTCTGGTCGCCTCCTTCTTCTCCCTCATCTACGCCGGCTCACGCCAGCTGTTCGCCCTCTCCCGGGCGGGCTATCTGCCGCGCTTCCTCTCCCTCACCAGCCGACGCAAGTCGCCGTACCTGGGACTCCTCATCCCGGGCGCGATCGGCTTCGCGCTGGCCGCCGGGACCGGGGACGGGGCCCGGATGCTGAACATCGCCGTGTTCGGCGCCACCATCTCGTACGCCCTGATGGCGCTCTCCCACCTCGTGCTGCGGCGCCGCGAGCCGGGGCTGCACCGGCCGTACCGCACACCCGGCGGAATCGTCACCTCGTCGGTGGCCTTCGTCCTGGCCCTGTCGGCGCTCGTCGCGACCTTCCTGGTGGACCGGACGGCGGCGTTCATGGCACTGGGGGTGTACGCGATCGCCCTCGCCTACTTCGCGTTCTACAGTCGACATCATCTGGTGGCCAGGGCGCCGGAGGAGGAGTTCGCCGCGCTCGCGGCCGCCGAGGCCGAGCTCGCACGCGACTGA
- a CDS encoding amidohydrolase, translating into MRTRLVLLSARLLDPGTGAFLPETALAVSHDGRIAALGDDREIRALAGPATTVVDLKGAVVTPGLVDGHLHPVSGAELTHGLDLSYCADLDDVREALAREARNLGRGDWLFGWGLDPNAFGDLPVGIAPFDPVLDGIPAFLLLFDAHSALASRRALELAGVDGPRTFAQASAEVVCDADGRPTGLLQEDAACELVERVAPRPTAEESRERLAAALRSMAAAGLTGGHAMDANGESLALYGELDAAGELALRLRVAPWCQPGTDADGVRALIERQGTGGALWQVAGVKLFMDGTIDNGTAWLERPDCHGESTHAFWPDPDAYTGIIGQLHRAGVPTATHAIGDAAVRHVLDAVEKARAAGGSEVRHRVEHIETVPDDTLRRFAELGVLASMQPTHCCDFTRADHTDNWSRRLGEERASRAWRCRDLADSGATVVLGSDWPIAPFPPLGVMAGARHRRPSRDLGQPPHGPEQALTALEALRGMTTAAAYAAGEEHEAGRPALGFRADLTVFADNPLTTTATDLPDLPVLLTVLDGRITHRAAGV; encoded by the coding sequence GTGCGCACCCGACTCGTCCTGCTCTCCGCCCGTCTGCTCGACCCCGGCACGGGGGCGTTCCTGCCCGAGACCGCGCTCGCCGTCTCCCACGACGGCCGGATCGCCGCCCTGGGCGACGACCGCGAGATCCGCGCGCTCGCGGGACCCGCCACCACCGTCGTGGACCTCAAGGGCGCCGTCGTCACCCCCGGCCTTGTCGACGGGCACCTGCACCCGGTGTCCGGCGCCGAACTGACCCACGGCCTCGACCTGTCGTACTGCGCGGACCTCGACGACGTCCGCGAGGCCCTCGCCCGCGAGGCCCGGAACCTCGGCCGGGGCGACTGGCTCTTCGGCTGGGGCCTCGACCCGAACGCCTTCGGCGACCTCCCCGTCGGCATCGCCCCCTTCGACCCGGTACTCGACGGGATCCCGGCGTTCCTGCTGCTCTTCGACGCCCACTCGGCGCTGGCCAGCCGGCGCGCGCTCGAACTCGCCGGGGTCGACGGCCCCCGCACCTTCGCCCAGGCCTCCGCCGAGGTCGTCTGCGACGCCGACGGGCGCCCGACCGGGCTGCTCCAGGAGGACGCCGCCTGCGAGCTCGTCGAGCGGGTCGCCCCTCGTCCGACGGCCGAGGAGAGCCGGGAGCGGCTGGCCGCGGCGCTGCGGTCCATGGCCGCGGCCGGGCTCACCGGCGGTCACGCGATGGACGCGAACGGCGAGAGCCTCGCGCTGTACGGGGAGCTCGACGCGGCCGGTGAACTGGCGCTGCGGCTCCGGGTGGCGCCCTGGTGCCAGCCCGGCACGGACGCGGACGGGGTACGGGCCCTCATCGAGCGGCAGGGCACGGGCGGCGCCCTGTGGCAGGTCGCGGGCGTGAAGCTCTTCATGGACGGGACCATCGACAACGGCACCGCGTGGCTGGAGCGGCCCGACTGCCATGGCGAGTCCACGCACGCGTTCTGGCCGGACCCCGACGCGTACACCGGCATCATCGGGCAGCTGCACCGGGCGGGCGTGCCGACCGCGACGCACGCGATCGGGGACGCCGCCGTCCGGCACGTCCTGGACGCCGTCGAGAAGGCGCGCGCGGCCGGCGGGAGCGAGGTGCGGCACCGGGTCGAGCACATCGAGACGGTCCCGGACGACACGCTGCGCCGCTTCGCGGAGCTGGGCGTGCTCGCCTCCATGCAGCCGACGCACTGCTGCGACTTCACCCGGGCCGACCACACCGACAACTGGTCGCGCCGCCTGGGCGAGGAGCGCGCCTCGCGCGCGTGGCGCTGCCGGGACCTGGCGGACTCCGGGGCCACGGTGGTCCTCGGCTCCGACTGGCCGATCGCGCCGTTCCCGCCGCTCGGCGTGATGGCCGGGGCCCGGCACCGGCGCCCGAGCCGCGACCTCGGGCAGCCGCCGCACGGCCCCGAGCAGGCGCTGACGGCGCTGGAGGCGCTGCGGGGCATGACGACGGCGGCGGCGTACGCGGCGGGCGAGGAGCACGAGGCGGGCCGGCCGGCCCTCGGCTTCCGCGCCGACCTGACGGTCTTCGCCGACAACCCGCTGACGACGACGGCGACGGACCTGCCGGACCTCCCGGTCCTGCTGACGGTCCTGGACGGCCGGATCACCCACCGGGCAGCGGGGGTCTGA
- a CDS encoding FCD domain-containing protein: protein MASTSESADRLTPVLRPVRAGNGFEEALEQILQVVRLGLVPGGERLPAERELADRMGISRVTLREVLKVLQEQGLVESRRGRYGGTFVLPRVQTADEDELRRRIATVDMEDTLRFREVLEVGAAGLCAAHGLDAAGAERLRAAVAATQDAPLADYRRQDTLLHLTLAELSGSPTLTAQYAAVRATVNDLLDCIPLLVRNLEHSQHQHTALVEAVLDGDADAAREVMREHCSGTAALLRGFLT, encoded by the coding sequence GTGGCCAGTACGAGTGAATCGGCGGACCGGCTGACGCCCGTGCTGCGGCCGGTCCGGGCGGGCAACGGCTTCGAGGAGGCCCTGGAGCAGATCCTCCAGGTGGTACGGCTCGGGCTCGTGCCCGGCGGGGAGCGGCTGCCCGCCGAGCGGGAGCTGGCCGACCGGATGGGGATCAGCCGGGTGACCCTGCGCGAGGTCCTCAAGGTCCTCCAGGAGCAGGGCCTCGTGGAGAGCCGGCGCGGCCGCTACGGCGGAACGTTCGTGCTGCCCCGCGTCCAGACCGCCGACGAGGACGAGCTGCGCCGCCGGATCGCCACGGTCGACATGGAGGACACCCTGCGCTTCCGCGAGGTCCTGGAGGTCGGGGCGGCCGGGCTCTGCGCGGCCCACGGCCTCGACGCGGCGGGCGCCGAGCGGCTGCGGGCGGCCGTGGCGGCGACCCAGGACGCCCCGCTGGCCGATTACCGCCGCCAGGACACCCTGCTCCACCTCACTCTGGCCGAGCTCTCCGGCTCGCCGACGCTCACCGCGCAGTACGCCGCCGTCCGGGCGACCGTGAACGATCTGCTGGACTGCATCCCGCTGCTCGTACGCAACCTGGAGCACTCCCAGCACCAGCACACCGCCCTGGTGGAGGCGGTCCTCGACGGGGACGCGGACGCGGCGCGCGAGGTGATGCGGGAGCACTGCTCGGGGACGGCGGCGCTCTTGCGGGGCTTCCTGACATGA
- a CDS encoding glutamine synthetase family protein, producing MADRKPPLTVEELRALVASGEIDTVVLAFPDMQGRLQGKRFAAPFFLDEVLGHGTEGCNYLLAVDTEMNTVDGFEMSSWDRGYGDFAMHPDLTTLRRLPWNEATAMVTADLAWADGTPVVAAPRQILRRQLERLAEHGFTAHVGTELEFIVFKDSYEQAWDANYRGLTPANQYNIDYSVLGTGRIEPLLRRIRNEMTGAGLTVESAKGECNPGQHEIAFKYDEALATCDGHAVYKTGAKEIAAQEGYSLTFMAKYNEREGNSCHIHLSLQDAEGTNVMAGDDAHGMSAIMRHFLAGQLAALRDFSLLYAPNINSYKRFQPGSFAPTAVAWGHDNRTCSLRVVGHGRSTRFENRLPGGDVNPYLAVAGLVAAGLYGIEQQLELPEPCTGNAYTAEYAHVPTTLREAAELWETSEIAKAAFGDEVVAHYRNMARVELDAFDAAVTDWELRRSFERH from the coding sequence GTGGCAGACCGCAAACCCCCGCTCACCGTCGAGGAGCTCCGTGCCCTCGTCGCGAGCGGCGAGATCGACACCGTCGTCCTGGCCTTCCCCGACATGCAGGGGCGGCTCCAGGGCAAGCGGTTCGCCGCCCCGTTCTTCCTGGACGAGGTACTCGGCCACGGCACCGAGGGCTGCAACTATCTCCTGGCCGTCGACACCGAGATGAACACCGTCGACGGCTTCGAGATGTCCTCCTGGGACCGCGGCTACGGCGACTTCGCGATGCACCCCGACCTCACCACCCTCCGCCGCCTCCCCTGGAACGAGGCCACCGCCATGGTGACCGCGGACCTCGCCTGGGCCGACGGCACCCCCGTCGTCGCGGCACCCCGTCAGATCCTCCGCCGCCAGCTGGAGCGCCTGGCGGAGCACGGATTCACCGCCCACGTCGGCACCGAACTCGAGTTCATCGTCTTCAAGGACAGCTACGAGCAGGCCTGGGACGCGAACTACCGCGGCCTCACCCCCGCCAACCAGTACAACATCGACTACTCCGTCCTCGGCACCGGACGCATCGAACCCCTCCTGCGCCGCATCCGCAACGAGATGACCGGCGCCGGACTCACCGTCGAGTCCGCCAAGGGCGAGTGCAACCCCGGCCAGCACGAGATCGCCTTCAAGTACGACGAGGCCCTCGCCACCTGCGACGGACACGCCGTCTACAAGACGGGCGCCAAGGAGATCGCCGCCCAGGAGGGCTACTCGCTCACCTTCATGGCGAAGTACAACGAGCGCGAGGGCAACTCCTGCCACATCCACCTCTCCCTCCAGGACGCCGAGGGAACGAACGTGATGGCGGGCGACGACGCGCACGGCATGTCCGCGATCATGCGGCACTTCCTCGCCGGACAGCTCGCCGCCCTCCGTGACTTCTCCCTCCTCTACGCCCCCAACATCAACTCCTACAAGCGGTTCCAGCCCGGCTCCTTCGCGCCCACCGCCGTCGCCTGGGGCCACGACAACCGCACCTGCTCGCTCCGGGTCGTCGGCCACGGCCGCTCCACCCGCTTCGAGAACCGCCTCCCCGGCGGCGACGTCAATCCGTACCTCGCCGTGGCGGGCCTGGTCGCCGCCGGGCTGTACGGCATCGAGCAGCAGCTCGAACTCCCCGAGCCCTGCACCGGGAACGCCTACACCGCCGAGTACGCGCACGTGCCCACCACCCTGCGCGAGGCCGCCGAACTCTGGGAGACCAGCGAGATCGCCAAGGCCGCCTTCGGGGACGAGGTCGTCGCCCACTACCGCAACATGGCCCGCGTCGAACTCGACGCCTTCGACGCGGCCGTGACGGACTGGGAACTGCGCCGCTCCTTCGAACGCCACTGA
- a CDS encoding aldehyde dehydrogenase family protein encodes MLQVLNPATEEPVATVPAATPADVDAAVARAAGAQRGWAAAAPADRARVLRRFAAVVDDHVEELARLEVTEAGHTIGNARWEAGNVRDLLDFSAGGAERLNGRQIPVAGGLDVTILEPLGVVGVIAPWNFPMPIAAWATAPALAAGNAVLLKPAETTPLTALRLAELALEAGLPEGLFQVLPGTGRVAGNALVEHPGVAKIVFTGSTRVGKSIMAKCADQVKRVTLELGGKSPNIVFADADLEAAAAATPMSFLDNSGQDCCARTRILVQRSAYDRFMELLTPAIEEIVVGDPADERTQMGPLISRAQLDRVRSYVTDDLPGIRGKAPEGPGFWFPPTVLTDVSEDAPCAVEEVFGPVAVVLPFEDEADAIRLANATEYGLSGSIWTRDVGRALRASRGVRAGNLSVNSHSSVRYWTPFGGYRQSGLGRELGPDALTAFTETKNVFISTEGPAL; translated from the coding sequence TTGCTCCAGGTACTGAACCCGGCGACCGAGGAGCCGGTCGCCACCGTCCCCGCCGCCACCCCGGCCGACGTGGACGCCGCCGTCGCCCGGGCCGCCGGCGCCCAGCGCGGCTGGGCCGCAGCCGCGCCCGCCGACCGGGCCCGGGTGCTCCGCCGCTTCGCCGCCGTCGTCGACGACCACGTCGAGGAACTGGCCCGGCTCGAAGTCACCGAAGCGGGCCACACCATCGGCAACGCCCGCTGGGAAGCCGGCAACGTCCGCGACCTGCTCGACTTCTCCGCCGGGGGAGCGGAGCGCCTCAACGGGCGCCAGATCCCGGTGGCCGGCGGCCTGGACGTCACGATCCTCGAACCGCTCGGGGTCGTCGGCGTCATCGCCCCCTGGAACTTCCCCATGCCGATCGCCGCCTGGGCCACCGCGCCCGCCCTCGCCGCCGGCAACGCCGTCCTCCTCAAGCCCGCCGAGACCACCCCGCTCACCGCGCTCCGGCTCGCCGAACTCGCCCTGGAGGCGGGCCTGCCCGAAGGTCTCTTCCAGGTCCTCCCCGGCACCGGCCGGGTCGCGGGCAACGCCCTCGTCGAACACCCCGGCGTAGCCAAGATCGTCTTCACCGGCTCCACCAGGGTCGGCAAGTCGATCATGGCGAAGTGCGCCGACCAGGTGAAGCGCGTCACGCTCGAACTCGGCGGCAAGAGCCCCAACATCGTCTTCGCCGACGCCGACCTCGAAGCCGCCGCAGCGGCCACGCCCATGTCGTTCCTCGACAACAGCGGCCAGGACTGCTGCGCCCGTACGCGCATCCTCGTCCAGCGGAGCGCGTACGACCGCTTCATGGAGCTGCTCACCCCCGCCATCGAGGAGATCGTCGTCGGCGACCCCGCCGACGAGCGCACCCAGATGGGCCCGCTCATCTCCCGCGCCCAGCTCGACCGCGTCCGCTCCTACGTGACGGACGACCTCCCCGGCATTCGCGGCAAGGCCCCGGAGGGCCCCGGCTTCTGGTTCCCGCCGACGGTCCTCACCGACGTCTCCGAGGACGCCCCCTGCGCCGTCGAGGAGGTCTTCGGACCCGTCGCCGTCGTCCTCCCCTTCGAGGACGAGGCCGACGCGATCCGCCTCGCCAACGCCACCGAGTACGGCCTGTCCGGCTCCATCTGGACCCGGGACGTCGGCCGCGCCCTGCGCGCCTCCCGCGGCGTCCGGGCCGGCAACCTCTCCGTCAACTCCCACTCCAGCGTCCGCTACTGGACCCCGTTCGGCGGCTACCGGCAGTCCGGCCTCGGCCGCGAACTCGGCCCCGACGCACTGACCGCCTTCACCGAAACCAAGAACGTCTTCATCAGCACGGAGGGCCCCGCACTGTGA
- a CDS encoding cytosine permease has translation MTSTIPDPLPGPQGAQAAVRDTDRPGRIEAHGIDHIPESERHGHPRELFSVWAAANVNYLSLVIGGALVLMGLSLWQAVAVTVVGNLFWLFPGLLATSGPAAGAPSEVITRAVYGVLGNRVNNAVGGWLVSVCYFALNLAAAATAAFALVEKAGIAADTPVKVAVIVVIAALTLAISVYGHGLIIRLYLPITLVLAGAFTVVAFAVLRHADFSYAPAEPLGGVELWALLLAGTTMIASGPLSYTTSADFSRYLPRTASKKAIIGWNALGAFLPSVVVCSLGALAATAVDMTDPQTALQEILPGWFVPVFLLALVLGTIAINALTAYSAGLALQAVGLRVRRSVSVLFDGAVAVALTLYGLLVSHFLDTVSNALQVITVLIGPLTAVYATDVLLRRCRYDGRALSDETPGSPFWYTAGINPAGALALVVGVTAAALCVNTLYTGPIAAALDGVDLSLPVGMGVAATLYALLMRKDRTLLAARAQA, from the coding sequence ATGACTTCCACGATCCCCGACCCGCTCCCGGGCCCTCAGGGCGCACAGGCCGCCGTGCGGGACACCGATCGGCCGGGCCGGATCGAGGCCCACGGCATCGACCACATCCCCGAGTCCGAGCGCCACGGACACCCCCGAGAGCTCTTCTCCGTGTGGGCGGCGGCGAACGTCAACTACCTCAGCCTGGTCATCGGCGGAGCCCTCGTCCTGATGGGCCTGAGCCTCTGGCAGGCCGTCGCCGTGACCGTCGTGGGCAACCTGTTCTGGCTGTTCCCCGGCCTCCTCGCCACCTCGGGACCGGCCGCCGGCGCGCCCAGCGAGGTGATCACCCGGGCCGTCTACGGCGTCCTCGGCAACCGCGTGAACAACGCGGTCGGCGGCTGGCTGGTCTCCGTCTGCTACTTCGCCCTCAACCTGGCCGCCGCGGCCACTGCCGCCTTCGCGCTCGTCGAGAAGGCGGGCATCGCGGCCGACACCCCCGTCAAGGTGGCCGTCATCGTGGTCATCGCCGCGCTCACGCTGGCGATCAGCGTCTACGGACACGGCCTGATCATCCGGCTGTACCTGCCGATCACCCTGGTCCTCGCCGGTGCCTTCACCGTCGTCGCGTTCGCCGTCCTGCGGCACGCCGACTTCTCGTACGCCCCCGCCGAGCCGCTCGGCGGAGTCGAGCTCTGGGCCCTGCTCCTGGCCGGCACCACGATGATCGCCTCGGGCCCGCTCTCGTACACCACGAGCGCCGACTTCTCCCGCTACCTGCCCCGCACCGCCTCGAAGAAGGCGATCATCGGGTGGAACGCGCTCGGCGCCTTCCTGCCCAGCGTCGTCGTCTGCTCGCTCGGCGCCCTCGCCGCCACCGCCGTCGACATGACCGACCCGCAGACCGCGCTCCAGGAGATCCTGCCCGGCTGGTTCGTCCCGGTCTTCCTGCTCGCCCTGGTCCTCGGCACCATCGCCATCAACGCCCTGACCGCCTACAGCGCGGGGCTCGCGCTCCAGGCCGTCGGCCTTCGCGTCCGACGCTCCGTCAGCGTCCTCTTCGACGGGGCCGTCGCTGTCGCCCTCACCCTCTACGGGCTGCTCGTCTCCCACTTCCTCGACACCGTCAGCAACGCCCTCCAGGTGATCACCGTCCTGATCGGCCCCCTGACGGCGGTCTACGCCACCGACGTCCTGCTGCGCCGCTGCCGCTACGACGGCCGCGCGCTCTCGGACGAGACCCCCGGCAGCCCCTTCTGGTACACCGCCGGCATCAACCCGGCCGGTGCCCTCGCGCTCGTCGTCGGCGTCACCGCCGCGGCCCTCTGTGTCAACACCCTCTACACGGGGCCGATCGCCGCCGCCCTCGACGGCGTCGACCTCTCCCTCCCTGTCGGCATGGGCGTCGCCGCCACCCTCTACGCCCTCCTCATGCGCAAGGACCGCACCCTGCTCGCCGCCCGGGCGCAGGCATGA
- a CDS encoding TetR family transcriptional regulator, whose protein sequence is MPSSIQRKRVRKTPEARRAEIVETAARVALTEGLECVTLRRIAEELAVRPGLISHYFPSAEDLVGEAFSVAATGELDGLLPADRPHGTPTQWLARYFALSAGEAYDDISRLWINARHLSRYRPVLRDRVTEQELASDDRLEQLIREGVARGEFRTDDPRTTAIQILVVLDGLGAHANSDRTDRPEAVTRMAVTTAERELGLPHGALTDVPPPAEPA, encoded by the coding sequence ATGCCGTCAAGCATTCAGCGCAAGAGAGTTCGGAAAACGCCCGAGGCCCGGCGGGCGGAGATCGTGGAGACCGCCGCACGGGTGGCCCTGACCGAGGGGCTCGAGTGCGTCACCCTCCGGCGGATCGCCGAGGAACTCGCCGTACGACCCGGTCTGATCAGCCACTACTTCCCGTCGGCGGAGGACCTGGTGGGCGAGGCCTTCAGCGTGGCCGCCACCGGCGAGCTCGACGGCCTGCTCCCGGCCGACCGCCCCCACGGGACCCCCACACAGTGGCTCGCGCGCTACTTCGCCCTCTCGGCGGGCGAGGCGTACGACGACATCAGCCGCCTCTGGATCAACGCCCGGCACCTCAGCCGCTACCGGCCCGTCCTGCGCGACCGGGTCACCGAACAGGAACTCGCCTCCGACGACCGCCTGGAGCAGCTCATCCGCGAGGGAGTCGCACGCGGCGAGTTCCGTACGGACGACCCGCGGACCACCGCCATCCAGATCCTGGTGGTGCTCGACGGCCTCGGCGCCCACGCCAACTCGGACCGGACCGACCGGCCGGAGGCCGTGACCCGGATGGCCGTGACCACGGCGGAACGCGAACTCGGCCTGCCGCACGGCGCGCTGACCGACGTACCGCCGCCGGCGGAGCCCGCCTGA
- a CDS encoding gamma-glutamyl-gamma-aminobutyrate hydrolase family protein — translation MSKPLIGVTTYLDQARWGVWDMRAALLPAPYPRLVQESGGIAVMLPPDAPEAAAAVVARLDGLVIAGGADVEPVRYGAVPDSRTGPPARERDAWELALIDAAVASGTPLLGICRGMQLLNVARGGTLIQHLDGHVEAVGVIGRHPVKPVPGSRYASLVPELTEVPTYHHQAVDRLGAGLAASAHAEDGTVEAVELADPAWVLGVQWHPEMGDDLRVMRGLVEAAGVRRG, via the coding sequence GTGTCCAAGCCGCTCATCGGCGTGACCACCTATCTGGACCAGGCCCGCTGGGGCGTGTGGGACATGCGGGCCGCGCTGCTCCCCGCGCCGTACCCGCGGCTCGTCCAGGAGAGCGGGGGCATCGCGGTGATGCTGCCGCCGGACGCGCCGGAGGCCGCCGCGGCGGTCGTGGCCCGGCTCGACGGGCTGGTGATCGCTGGCGGGGCGGATGTGGAGCCCGTACGGTACGGGGCCGTGCCCGACTCCCGTACCGGCCCGCCGGCCCGGGAGCGGGACGCCTGGGAGCTGGCCCTGATCGACGCGGCCGTCGCATCCGGGACCCCGCTGCTCGGCATCTGCCGGGGCATGCAGCTCCTGAACGTGGCCCGGGGCGGGACCCTGATCCAGCACCTGGACGGGCACGTCGAGGCGGTCGGGGTGATCGGCCGGCACCCGGTGAAGCCGGTGCCGGGCAGTCGGTACGCCTCTCTGGTGCCCGAGCTCACCGAGGTCCCGACCTACCACCACCAGGCCGTGGACCGGCTGGGCGCGGGGCTCGCGGCCTCGGCCCACGCGGAGGACGGCACGGTCGAGGCGGTCGAGCTGGCAGACCCGGCCTGGGTCCTGGGCGTCCAGTGGCATCCGGAGATGGGTGACGACTTGCGCGTGATGCGCGGGCTCGTCGAGGCGGCGGGCGTACGCCGGGGGTGA